The Zonotrichia leucophrys gambelii isolate GWCS_2022_RI chromosome 20, RI_Zleu_2.0, whole genome shotgun sequence genome contains a region encoding:
- the OPRL1 gene encoding nociceptin receptor isoform X2 — MKTATNIYIFNLALADTLCLMTLPFQGTDTFLGFWPFGNVLCKIAISIDYYNMFTSTFTLTMMSVDRYIAICHPIKALDIRTPHKAKVVNVCIWALASVFGIPAMVMGSAENENNEIDCLIKLPSPVDYWDPVFGICVFLFSFMIPVLIITICYSLMIRRLKNVRVLSGSKEKDRNLRRITRMVLVVVAVFIVCWTPIQIFVLVQCLGAKAESELELAISCFCTALGYANSSLNPVLYAFLDENFKACFKKFCFPTAFRTELQMSNRMCSIAKDVAYACKNSEGTNNPA, encoded by the exons ATGAAGACAGCCACCAACATTTACATCTTTAACCTTGCCCTGGctgacaccctgtgcctgatGACCTTGCCCTTCCAGGGAACAGACACATTCCTAGGCTTCTGGCCCTTTGGCAATGTCCTGTGCAAGATTGCCATCTCCATTGACTACTACAACATGTTCACCAGCACCTTCACGCTGACCATGATGAGCGTGGACCGCTACATCGCCATCTGCCACCCCATCAAAGCCCTGGACATCCGCACGCCCCACAAGGCCAAGGTGGTCAATGTTTGCATCTGGGCACTGGCTTCTGTCTTTGGCATCCCAGCCATGGTCATGGGATCTGCAGAGAACGAGAACAATG AGATTGATTGTCTAATTAAGCTCCCTTCTCCCGTGGACTACTGGGACCCAGTGTTTGGCATCTGCgtctttctcttctccttcatGATCCCTGTGTTGATCATCACCATTTGCTACAGCCTCATGATCCGGCGGCTCAAGAACGTCCGCGTCCTCTCGGGCTCCAAGGAGAAGGACCGCAACCTGCGGCGCATCACCCGCatggtgctggtggtggtggcagtCTTCATCGTTTGCTGGACTCCCATCCAGATCTTCGTGCTGGTGCAGTGCTTGGGAGCCAAGGCAGAGAGCGAGCTGGAGCTGGCCATCTCTTGCTTCTGCACCGCGCTGGGCTACGCCAACAGCAGCCTGAACCCCGTGCTCTACGCCTTCCTGGATGAGAACTTCAAGGCGTGCTTCAAGAAGTTCTGCTTCCCCACCGCCTTCAGGACCGAGCTGCAGATGTCCAACAGGATGTGCAGCATCGCCAAGGATGTGGCCTACGCCTGCAAGAACTCGGAGGGGACTAACAATCCGGCCTGA